In a genomic window of Vigna angularis cultivar LongXiaoDou No.4 chromosome 6, ASM1680809v1, whole genome shotgun sequence:
- the LOC108319796 gene encoding hydroxyproline O-arabinosyltransferase PLENTY-like has product MIVRKTKTKSLLVLLFMVLAFFFVIYNLVFMIKHHKGGSWISENSHSKFHVVVTATDAAYSQWQCRIMYYWYKKVKEIPGSDMGEFTRIVHSGKPDQLMDEIPTFVVDPLPAGLDRGYVVMNRPWAFLQWLDKANVEEEYILMAEPDHIFVKPLPNLANGNQPAGYPFFYIKPDKHEKIIRKFYPKANGPITDIDPIGNSPVIIQKSLLEEIAPTWVNVSLQMKDDQEADETFGWVLEMYAYAVASALHGVRHVLHDNFMLQPPWDLDVGNKFIIHYTYACDYNLKGELTYGKIGEWRFNKRAYLSGPPPKNLSLPPPGVPETVVQLVKMINEATANLPKWDSLNRS; this is encoded by the exons ATGATTGTGAGAAAAACCAAGACAAAGTCACTACTTGTGCTCCTTTTTATGGTTCTTGCCTTTTTCTTTGTCATTTACAATTTGGTATTTATGATCAAACACCATAAGGGTGGAAGCTGGATATCAGAAAATTCCCATTCAAAATTCCATGTTGTGGTCACTGCTACTGATGCAGCTTATTCTCAATGGCAATGCCGAATTATGTACTACTGGTATAAGAAGGTAAAGGAAATACCTGGATCAGATATGGGAGAGTTCACCAGAATTGTCCATTCAGGTAAACCAGACCAGTTGATGGATGAGATTCCTACTTTTGTGGTTGATCCACTTCCTGCAGGCTTGGATAGG GGTTATGTTGTGATGAATAGACCATGGGCTTTTCTTCAGTGGCTGGATAAAGCAAATGTTGAGGAAGA ATATATTTTGATGGCAGAACCCGACCACATATTTGTAAAACCTTTGCCTAATTTGGCTAATGGAAATCAACCAGCAGGGTATCCATTTTTCTACATAAAACCAGataaacatgaaaaaataattagaaaattctACCCTAAGGCGAATGGTCCTATTACAGATATTGACCCCATTGGAAATTCTCCTGTAATCATTCAGAAG TCCTTGCTGGAGGAAATAGCTCCCACATGGGTGAATGTTTCCCTGCAAATGAAAGATGATCAAGAAGCTGATGAAACTTTTGGATGGGTACTTGAAAT GTATGCATACGCTGTGGCTTCGGCATTGCACGGTGTACGGCATGTTCTTCATGATAACTTCATGCTCCAG CCACCATGGGACTTGGATGTTGGGAACAAGTTTATAATCCATTATACCTATGCATGTGACTACAATTTAAAG GGGGAATTGACATATGGGAAGATTGGAGAATGGCGTTTTAACAAGAGAGCTTATCTCTCAGGTCCTCCACCCAAAAACCTTTCCTTACCCCCTCCTGGAGTTCCTGAAACTGTG GTGCAGCTTGTAAAGATGATCAATGAAGCTACTGCTAACTTACCTAAATGGGATTCATTAAATAGAAGctga
- the LOC108319795 gene encoding non-specific phospholipase C2 isoform X4: MCFQRLNHFPLFLTFFLLFHHATPNPIKTVVVMVMENRSFDHMLGWMKRLNPAINGVTGSESNPLSVTDPNSKRFFFKDQAHYVDPDPGHSFQAIREQIFGSNDTSANPPPMNGFAQQAFSMDNTSHMSENVMNGFLPDLLPVYKTLVSEFAVFDRWFASVPASTQPNRLFVHSATSGGATSNVAAKLAAGYPQQTIFDSVYDAGLDFGIYYQNIPATLFYRNLRKLKYVLKFHSYDLSFKLHAKEGKLPSYTVMEQRYMDTKLIPANDDHPSHDVYQGQMFVKEVYETLRASPQWNQTLFLITYDEHGGFYDHVPTPARGVPSPDGIVGPEPFNFTFNRLGVRVPTIAISPWIQKGTVVHGPNGSPTPTSEYEHSSISATVKKLFNLPSFLTNRDAWAGTFEGIVQTRTEPRTNCPGKDAIPHSQINKPGA; the protein is encoded by the exons ATGTGCTTCCAAAGATTGAACCATTTCCCTCTCTTCCTAACctttttcctcctcttccaCCATGCCACTCCAAACCCCATCAAAACCGTCGTCGTTATGGTAATGGAGAACCGCTCCTTCGACCACATGCTCGGCTGGATGAAGCGCCTCAACCCCGCCATCAACGGCGTCACCGGCTCCGAGTCCAATCCGCTCTCCGTCACCGACCCCAACTCCAAACGCTTTTTCTTCAAAGACCAGGCTCACTACGTCGACCCGGACCCGGGCCACTCCTTCCAGGCCATCCGCGAACAGATTTTCGGCTCCAACGACACCTCCGCCAACCCTCCGCCCATGAACGGCTTCGCGCAGCAGGCCTTCTCCATGGACAACACCTCGCATATGTCCGAGAACGTCATGAACGGATTCCTCCCCGACCTCCTTCCGGTCTACAAAACGCTCGTTTCGGAGTTCGCTGTTTTTGATAG GTGGTTCGCCTCCGTGCCGGCTTCCACCCAGCCGAACCGTCTATTCGTGCACTCGGCAACATCAGGCGGCGCCACCAGCAATGTGGCGGCCAAGCTGGCGGCTGGGTACCCGCAGCAAACGATCTTCGACAGCGTGTACGATGCAGGATTAGACTTCGGGATATACTACCAGAACATCCCCGCCACACTTTTCTACCGGAACCTTCGGAAGCTGAAGTACGTGCTGAAGTTCCACTCTTACGACTTGTCGTTCAAGCTGCACGCCAAAGAGGGGAAGTTGCCGAGCTACACTGTGATGGAGCAGCGGTACATGGACACGAAGTTAATCCCTGCCAATGATGATCACCCATCGCACGATGTGTACCAGGGGCAGATGTTTGTGAAGGAGGTGTACGAGACACTGAGGGCCAGCCCGCAGTGGAACCAGACCCTCTTTCTTATCACGTACGATGAACATGGAGGATTTTACGACCACGTGCCTACCCCCGCGCGTGGAGTGCCCAGTCCTGATGGGATTGTGGGTCCTGAACCGTTTAACTTCACCTTTAATAGGTTGGGAGTGAGGGTCCCAACCATTGCTATCTCGCCTTGGATTCAGAAGGGTACAG TTGTTCATGGGCCAAATGGGTCACCAACTCCTACATCCGAATATGAGCACTCATCCATTTCAGCAACAGTGAAAAAGCTCTTCAATTTGCCTTCATTTTTGACCAACAGAGATGCTTGGGCTGGAACCTTTGAGGGCATTGTTCAGACAAGAACAGAGCCAAGGACAAATTGCCCAG GTAAAGATGCAATTCCTCATTCACAAATAAACAAACCTGGAGCATGA
- the LOC108319795 gene encoding non-specific phospholipase C2 isoform X2, whose translation MCFQRLNHFPLFLTFFLLFHHATPNPIKTVVVMVMENRSFDHMLGWMKRLNPAINGVTGSESNPLSVTDPNSKRFFFKDQAHYVDPDPGHSFQAIREQIFGSNDTSANPPPMNGFAQQAFSMDNTSHMSENVMNGFLPDLLPVYKTLVSEFAVFDRWFASVPASTQPNRLFVHSATSGGATSNVAAKLAAGYPQQTIFDSVYDAGLDFGIYYQNIPATLFYRNLRKLKYVLKFHSYDLSFKLHAKEGKLPSYTVMEQRYMDTKLIPANDDHPSHDVYQGQMFVKEVYETLRASPQWNQTLFLITYDEHGGFYDHVPTPARGVPSPDGIVGPEPFNFTFNRLGVRVPTIAISPWIQKGTVVHGPNGSPTPTSEYEHSSISATVKKLFNLPSFLTNRDAWAGTFEGIVQTRTEPRTNCPEKLPTPVKIREGGPNEDAQMSEFQQELIQLAAVLKGDNILTSFPGKDAIPHSQINKPGA comes from the exons ATGTGCTTCCAAAGATTGAACCATTTCCCTCTCTTCCTAACctttttcctcctcttccaCCATGCCACTCCAAACCCCATCAAAACCGTCGTCGTTATGGTAATGGAGAACCGCTCCTTCGACCACATGCTCGGCTGGATGAAGCGCCTCAACCCCGCCATCAACGGCGTCACCGGCTCCGAGTCCAATCCGCTCTCCGTCACCGACCCCAACTCCAAACGCTTTTTCTTCAAAGACCAGGCTCACTACGTCGACCCGGACCCGGGCCACTCCTTCCAGGCCATCCGCGAACAGATTTTCGGCTCCAACGACACCTCCGCCAACCCTCCGCCCATGAACGGCTTCGCGCAGCAGGCCTTCTCCATGGACAACACCTCGCATATGTCCGAGAACGTCATGAACGGATTCCTCCCCGACCTCCTTCCGGTCTACAAAACGCTCGTTTCGGAGTTCGCTGTTTTTGATAG GTGGTTCGCCTCCGTGCCGGCTTCCACCCAGCCGAACCGTCTATTCGTGCACTCGGCAACATCAGGCGGCGCCACCAGCAATGTGGCGGCCAAGCTGGCGGCTGGGTACCCGCAGCAAACGATCTTCGACAGCGTGTACGATGCAGGATTAGACTTCGGGATATACTACCAGAACATCCCCGCCACACTTTTCTACCGGAACCTTCGGAAGCTGAAGTACGTGCTGAAGTTCCACTCTTACGACTTGTCGTTCAAGCTGCACGCCAAAGAGGGGAAGTTGCCGAGCTACACTGTGATGGAGCAGCGGTACATGGACACGAAGTTAATCCCTGCCAATGATGATCACCCATCGCACGATGTGTACCAGGGGCAGATGTTTGTGAAGGAGGTGTACGAGACACTGAGGGCCAGCCCGCAGTGGAACCAGACCCTCTTTCTTATCACGTACGATGAACATGGAGGATTTTACGACCACGTGCCTACCCCCGCGCGTGGAGTGCCCAGTCCTGATGGGATTGTGGGTCCTGAACCGTTTAACTTCACCTTTAATAGGTTGGGAGTGAGGGTCCCAACCATTGCTATCTCGCCTTGGATTCAGAAGGGTACAG TTGTTCATGGGCCAAATGGGTCACCAACTCCTACATCCGAATATGAGCACTCATCCATTTCAGCAACAGTGAAAAAGCTCTTCAATTTGCCTTCATTTTTGACCAACAGAGATGCTTGGGCTGGAACCTTTGAGGGCATTGTTCAGACAAGAACAGAGCCAAGGACAAATTGCCCAG AGAAACTTCCAACCCCTGTAAAGATCAGGGAGGGAGGGCCTAATGAAGATGCCCAGATGAGTGAATTTCAGCAGGAATTGATCCAACTTGCAGCAGTGCTTAAAGGAGATAATATCCTCACTAGTTTTCCAG GTAAAGATGCAATTCCTCATTCACAAATAAACAAACCTGGAGCATGA
- the LOC108319795 gene encoding non-specific phospholipase C2 isoform X3 gives MCFQRLNHFPLFLTFFLLFHHATPNPIKTVVVMVMENRSFDHMLGWMKRLNPAINGVTGSESNPLSVTDPNSKRFFFKDQAHYVDPDPGHSFQAIREQIFGSNDTSANPPPMNGFAQQAFSMDNTSHMSENVMNGFLPDLLPVYKTLVSEFAVFDRWFASVPASTQPNRLFVHSATSGGATSNVAAKLAAGYPQQTIFDSVYDAGLDFGIYYQNIPATLFYRNLRKLKYVLKFHSYDLSFKLHAKEGKLPSYTVMEQRYMDTKLIPANDDHPSHDVYQGQMFVKEVYETLRASPQWNQTLFLITYDEHGGFYDHVPTPARGVPSPDGIVGPEPFNFTFNRLGVRVPTIAISPWIQKGTVVHGPNGSPTPTSEYEHSSISATVKKLFNLPSFLTNRDAWAGTFEGIVQTRTEPRTNCPEKLPTPVKIREGGPNEDAQMSEFQQELIQLAAVLKGDNILTSFPEKL, from the exons ATGTGCTTCCAAAGATTGAACCATTTCCCTCTCTTCCTAACctttttcctcctcttccaCCATGCCACTCCAAACCCCATCAAAACCGTCGTCGTTATGGTAATGGAGAACCGCTCCTTCGACCACATGCTCGGCTGGATGAAGCGCCTCAACCCCGCCATCAACGGCGTCACCGGCTCCGAGTCCAATCCGCTCTCCGTCACCGACCCCAACTCCAAACGCTTTTTCTTCAAAGACCAGGCTCACTACGTCGACCCGGACCCGGGCCACTCCTTCCAGGCCATCCGCGAACAGATTTTCGGCTCCAACGACACCTCCGCCAACCCTCCGCCCATGAACGGCTTCGCGCAGCAGGCCTTCTCCATGGACAACACCTCGCATATGTCCGAGAACGTCATGAACGGATTCCTCCCCGACCTCCTTCCGGTCTACAAAACGCTCGTTTCGGAGTTCGCTGTTTTTGATAG GTGGTTCGCCTCCGTGCCGGCTTCCACCCAGCCGAACCGTCTATTCGTGCACTCGGCAACATCAGGCGGCGCCACCAGCAATGTGGCGGCCAAGCTGGCGGCTGGGTACCCGCAGCAAACGATCTTCGACAGCGTGTACGATGCAGGATTAGACTTCGGGATATACTACCAGAACATCCCCGCCACACTTTTCTACCGGAACCTTCGGAAGCTGAAGTACGTGCTGAAGTTCCACTCTTACGACTTGTCGTTCAAGCTGCACGCCAAAGAGGGGAAGTTGCCGAGCTACACTGTGATGGAGCAGCGGTACATGGACACGAAGTTAATCCCTGCCAATGATGATCACCCATCGCACGATGTGTACCAGGGGCAGATGTTTGTGAAGGAGGTGTACGAGACACTGAGGGCCAGCCCGCAGTGGAACCAGACCCTCTTTCTTATCACGTACGATGAACATGGAGGATTTTACGACCACGTGCCTACCCCCGCGCGTGGAGTGCCCAGTCCTGATGGGATTGTGGGTCCTGAACCGTTTAACTTCACCTTTAATAGGTTGGGAGTGAGGGTCCCAACCATTGCTATCTCGCCTTGGATTCAGAAGGGTACAG TTGTTCATGGGCCAAATGGGTCACCAACTCCTACATCCGAATATGAGCACTCATCCATTTCAGCAACAGTGAAAAAGCTCTTCAATTTGCCTTCATTTTTGACCAACAGAGATGCTTGGGCTGGAACCTTTGAGGGCATTGTTCAGACAAGAACAGAGCCAAGGACAAATTGCCCAG AGAAACTTCCAACCCCTGTAAAGATCAGGGAGGGAGGGCCTAATGAAGATGCCCAGATGAGTGAATTTCAGCAGGAATTGATCCAACTTGCAGCAGTGCTTAAAGGAGATAATATCCTCACTAGTTTTCCAG AAAAATTGTAG
- the LOC108319795 gene encoding non-specific phospholipase C2 isoform X1 yields the protein MCFQRLNHFPLFLTFFLLFHHATPNPIKTVVVMVMENRSFDHMLGWMKRLNPAINGVTGSESNPLSVTDPNSKRFFFKDQAHYVDPDPGHSFQAIREQIFGSNDTSANPPPMNGFAQQAFSMDNTSHMSENVMNGFLPDLLPVYKTLVSEFAVFDRWFASVPASTQPNRLFVHSATSGGATSNVAAKLAAGYPQQTIFDSVYDAGLDFGIYYQNIPATLFYRNLRKLKYVLKFHSYDLSFKLHAKEGKLPSYTVMEQRYMDTKLIPANDDHPSHDVYQGQMFVKEVYETLRASPQWNQTLFLITYDEHGGFYDHVPTPARGVPSPDGIVGPEPFNFTFNRLGVRVPTIAISPWIQKGTVVHGPNGSPTPTSEYEHSSISATVKKLFNLPSFLTNRDAWAGTFEGIVQTRTEPRTNCPEKLPTPVKIREGGPNEDAQMSEFQQELIQLAAVLKGDNILTSFPGKIGKDMTVKQGKDYMDDAVRRFFEAGRYAKKMGVNEEHIVQMKPSLTTRSSKSSNRNP from the exons ATGTGCTTCCAAAGATTGAACCATTTCCCTCTCTTCCTAACctttttcctcctcttccaCCATGCCACTCCAAACCCCATCAAAACCGTCGTCGTTATGGTAATGGAGAACCGCTCCTTCGACCACATGCTCGGCTGGATGAAGCGCCTCAACCCCGCCATCAACGGCGTCACCGGCTCCGAGTCCAATCCGCTCTCCGTCACCGACCCCAACTCCAAACGCTTTTTCTTCAAAGACCAGGCTCACTACGTCGACCCGGACCCGGGCCACTCCTTCCAGGCCATCCGCGAACAGATTTTCGGCTCCAACGACACCTCCGCCAACCCTCCGCCCATGAACGGCTTCGCGCAGCAGGCCTTCTCCATGGACAACACCTCGCATATGTCCGAGAACGTCATGAACGGATTCCTCCCCGACCTCCTTCCGGTCTACAAAACGCTCGTTTCGGAGTTCGCTGTTTTTGATAG GTGGTTCGCCTCCGTGCCGGCTTCCACCCAGCCGAACCGTCTATTCGTGCACTCGGCAACATCAGGCGGCGCCACCAGCAATGTGGCGGCCAAGCTGGCGGCTGGGTACCCGCAGCAAACGATCTTCGACAGCGTGTACGATGCAGGATTAGACTTCGGGATATACTACCAGAACATCCCCGCCACACTTTTCTACCGGAACCTTCGGAAGCTGAAGTACGTGCTGAAGTTCCACTCTTACGACTTGTCGTTCAAGCTGCACGCCAAAGAGGGGAAGTTGCCGAGCTACACTGTGATGGAGCAGCGGTACATGGACACGAAGTTAATCCCTGCCAATGATGATCACCCATCGCACGATGTGTACCAGGGGCAGATGTTTGTGAAGGAGGTGTACGAGACACTGAGGGCCAGCCCGCAGTGGAACCAGACCCTCTTTCTTATCACGTACGATGAACATGGAGGATTTTACGACCACGTGCCTACCCCCGCGCGTGGAGTGCCCAGTCCTGATGGGATTGTGGGTCCTGAACCGTTTAACTTCACCTTTAATAGGTTGGGAGTGAGGGTCCCAACCATTGCTATCTCGCCTTGGATTCAGAAGGGTACAG TTGTTCATGGGCCAAATGGGTCACCAACTCCTACATCCGAATATGAGCACTCATCCATTTCAGCAACAGTGAAAAAGCTCTTCAATTTGCCTTCATTTTTGACCAACAGAGATGCTTGGGCTGGAACCTTTGAGGGCATTGTTCAGACAAGAACAGAGCCAAGGACAAATTGCCCAG AGAAACTTCCAACCCCTGTAAAGATCAGGGAGGGAGGGCCTAATGAAGATGCCCAGATGAGTGAATTTCAGCAGGAATTGATCCAACTTGCAGCAGTGCTTAAAGGAGATAATATCCTCACTAGTTTTCCAGGTAAAATAGGGAAAGACATGACTGTTAAACAAGGGAAAGATTACATGGATGACGCAGTTAGGAGGTTCTTTGAAGCAGGCCGATATGCAAAGAAAATGGGAGTGAATGAAGAACATATAGTCCAGATGAAGCCTTCTTTGACTACGAGATCATCCAAATCTTCAAACAGAAACCCTTAG